Part of the Acropora palmata chromosome 10, jaAcrPala1.3, whole genome shotgun sequence genome, AGACTCATTTGACGTGCAACATATCGAAATGGGGTTCTTACAGGCATAGAGTAGAAGAACAGGCCCATAAGAGCCACTAGCAGTCCAATGACCAGGAACTTGATCAGGCACATCTTGTAATTATTCCATAACATGTACTTCAGAGACTTGAATGGGTTCATGAACCACGTGAAGGTTGAATCTGGACGGCTGCAAACACAACACACATCAAAATAAGACAGAAATCGAAAGTAAAGGTTGTCTCCTTTTGAGGGAGCGTGGCAAATGTAAGGAGACCAGGGTCTGGTCTCATTGTCTCATTTcgtttgaaaaatttggtcaACCAAACCAACCAATAAACCCAACCCCACCTGTCCTTGGAGGTATGTTTGGGAAGAGGGAGGGGGCGagaaggaggaggaggaggataGAGCGCTGCTATAAACTGTAGGAACAATTAGTTTGATAAGATAAATTTCTGACCATAGGCGCATGGTGAGGTTATGAATAGTTGGCAACAGCTTGCAGTTTGAAAGCATTCCTTTCGAGCTTACTatagtggaaaaaaaaacgcttagGACAAAAGATAAGGAAAACTCTCGAAAGGCCTTACTTGGGTTTCTCGAGAGCCTGCGGGTCTTCACGTGCCCGTCCCGCGGGCTTCTTCTCAGCCTCTTCTTGGGTCAGCAATTCAAGTTCAGCTTCAACTTTTCCCTGACatgacaataacaatatttatttcgTGAGCGTTCATTAAGTcgcatttattttttgctcttttgttttttttgcttttttggtTGTCCAGCTACCCTTCTACATTTATCACCACAGAGGGATGATATACTTGTGGTTCAGCACTGTGCTAGTCAGTTACCTTTGCGCTCACGGAGTAAAAATGATCATTCGagagaaaataagaagaagGAAAGGAGAAGCGATTGAACAGTCTACCTACCGCCAATTCCATTTCTTCCTCTTCAGTATTAACAGTGAATGGCCAGAAACCCTTCATGTGCTTGATTTTGAAGAAAGATACCTGTGGAATACTACCATCCTGCTTGAACATGTCCAGTGTGCAGGTCTTGGCGCTCTTGGCACCACGGGGCATACGCGTTAAGTCCAGTGTCAAATCACCTGACGACACAAGCAATAATGTAAGAGAGCGTCTGTTGTCCTTTTGGCGCGCTTTTACAGTTTTCAAGTTACTCAAGCAGTCTGGTAACCAGCATACCCAAGGGCTACAGCATTCTGTTCTTCAACGAAAAGAGTTTGAAAATGTCTTCTTTTGGAAAACTAAAACTGCTCCAACTTAAATCAGCGGTGGATGAAATGGTTGAATAGGACACGCACTAGATGTTGTTTTTCGACCCAAGTGCATAAAGAAACACTGCACTCTAGTTCGCCAAAATTAAAGACCGCCAAAAGGATTCTTTTCTTACCGATAAAGTCGTCGGCTGAAAAGGCGTCTGCATCCCAAACTTGCAAGTGAAGTCTGGCGGGAACCTTCTCTTCTGACTCGTCCCAGGAGAAGAAACTGGCCTAGGGGAGAAAGAAGCATATGGAGCAGTTCACCACTGTGAGACTtgattttcaaccaatcaattcAAGTAATTGAGAGCCTTGTACACGTTTTCGCCTTATGACTGATTCTGTGCTTAGGCAGCCTGTGATCGGCAGCTACATTCACTTAGGCTCTATCTTCGTGACCATCGCATGAAAATCGACAAAATGAATTAACGTTTCCAAAAACATATTTTGTCTGAATCCCATTCAGCTTCTTATCTTTTTCAAGCTTCTTTCCACTTGCTTAATTAAATGAAGTAACTGTAACGATTTACACTTAGAAAGCTTTTAAACAGAATTTTGCGGAACACTGGGCTACTGGAGATGAAGATAATTTCGAGAAAATTGGCGCAGAGCAAGAGACAACAAACCAAGAGAACCTCCTACGGCGTCACGTTTGCAATTTATGAAAAAACGAAGACGACGATCTCACCTTTCGAGTGATGACAATTCTCTCTTCAGCCTTCTGATATTGGAAGGGGAAGACAAACCTCCAGTTGAAGTTGCCCTCTCCAGTCAGCGACCTGCAGGGTTTACAGAATAGAGTCATTCATTCAGAAAAAACGTAAGAGCTTTGAATCAAGTGAAAATACTGAGTAGGAAAATACCTGTAGTGTACATCTGTTTGTTGCCTGTCTTCTTTCAGACCTTCAAGCCAACTGCAAAGGAATTACAAGAATTTGTCCCAGGGTTTTCCTTTAGCGCACGCCCACTCGCTAATGCGAGTGCCCAAACTGCGAGGCAAGCGGAAATCCTAGGTCACTCGCCCAGTTTGGAGAGTGGAATTTTCATCTTCAGGAAATAAACCAAACATTTAGCTGTCACAGATTGATTTGTTTGACAAAATATAATTCAAACATACCACAACAACAAGATCTGAAACTGACGGCGATTTTCAACTCAAGAAGACGTTCACTCgcatatttcaaattttttgctcctgttgtgattagTCGGAGTAACTGTTTTGGCTTAGGTTTTTcgacggtcatttgaaaaccgttcTAAAGGTACTAACCCCTTGACAAAGATGTCGCTGCACTTTTCTCCTGTCAGTATGTTGGACTCTTCCAGAGGCACGTCTTCAGTGTTCCAGATAACTACTCGCAGCTCATAACTACAGGAAAAGAGTATCAACATATAACAGGTGAATGTAACCACTAGCGCTGGTTAGCAGTAGTCCTGATTCCTAGCTCTGAAGAATccgtgaaagaaaaaaataagctGGGCTTAACATCCTGGCCCCTCCCCGCTTATATGATTACACCTCCCCTTATGTAACCAAGAGAAGGATCCTCTCACCCCCGGGAAGGGGAGGGGTGGCTGACCTGCAGCAAGCTTGCCTCTTCTTCCCAGTGTGTAATCAAATAGGATCAAAAGCACTTACTTTGTAGGTTTTCGCGGTGTGATGTCCACTGGAGCACCGGGTGACGGCATATCCATGGGAAACATGTCAACCCACATCTCAATTTTACCCTAAGGGCAGAAAAAAATCCCATCAGCTAATTGCAAAATAGTGAAAGAAAATCTGAACTGAAGGGCAATTAACCCTCATATAGTGACCGGACTACACACTTGTGTACCATGATAACACCCACCTGTTCAACGCCGGGTTTTTCTGGGTTGAAAAGTGATCTCGTCTCCACATGTTCTGGTACCAGAGGAAAGCCTCTCTTTAGTGAACCAAAATTTCGCAGAGCTTTAAGGGCAACGGGCTCATCGGACTGTTTGAAATGACCTGAAAAATTATGACGATAATTTAAGgcacttttatttttaaaactcaaaAGTTGTTAATTAGGATTAATTCGGATAAACCATGTCTGGCTGGGTcagttttggttttcttgGATAAATGTGGTATTTAAGCGCGTGAAACAGTTCAAAAAGCTTTCTCAGCCACCCTGTCATTTTTGCGAGCTTTTTAAAGTTAGGAGTTAGTAgtagtttatttttgtatCAAACATGTCAACGGCATTTAGTCAGGCAATGACCATAGACCTATTTATAAAGACCGGGTTTCAATGCTAATAACATGAGCACATTTAAAGAGACTTATTCAAAGCCAAATTAAGGCCAGCAGGCCTATTTAAGATAAATACcaaaccataaaaaaaaatccgcaTTTTTTAACGTGgtctatttgcttttcttttttcacgtGACGGTCATGCCTTCAAATGGTTGTTGTCAATGAGACACGACCTTCACGAGGAGAAGAGGCCTGGCAAAGAAGCGAGTACATGTACTCAACCAAAGCATAGTTCATAGCGATCAAGAGTCACCGACAAAAACACTTCAGAGAGGGACGTTCGGTAACTGTTGTTGAACTGCCAAAACATACCGCTTTCCTCGAGGACTTGCGATGTAGCACCAAACACTTTGTTGTCAATACGAACTCTTCCGGTGGAGTAGTGAGGTCCGTCCAGTCCCTCCTCTTTGCAAATCTTGGCGAGGATCTGAGTTGGGCGCATTGGATCACGCCATTTATTGAATCCAAATCTATAGAAAAAAAccatatttattatttcatttgaaagaaaactctcTTGAAGGTGGCTAAGAACCTGTTCCGCTTGCAGAGCTCTTGTACGATTAAGACCTGCAAGCCCCATCAAGCTTATTGCCCCTTAGCGAACAATAGCTTCAACTTACGTTGCGTAACTTTCCTGCAGTCCACACGTGGGTCGATGCCGACTGTAAAATCTGTTTTCCAAGTCAACTTTGGTTTCACCAATAAGATCATCACTCCCCACCAAATCCCAATCATACACACCAACAGTCAACATGGAGTCCATTGGAATGATCGCCTCGAATTCAAAGCACCTAGCAACACGAACATAGCAAATCAGATTCCTTTTGTCCTTTACAAGGGGAGTGAAGCTACAGTTAAGAAAGAAATTCGATACATAATACAAAACGGATAGCAACCTAGACTATTACAGATTGTTTTGAGAcgctaaaaaaagaaaaaaaaacaagaaaataattttctttttccgttGCGCAGTAGGAAAAtctcattaaaattttgaaaatgcttgtTACGAAAAGCCAGCGGATAATTACGGAAACTCGCGAAGGTAAACGGAAATGCTCGGCCCCAAAACGAACTCTAATTTGGCCAAGCGCTTTTTCCCGTACTTGGTGCGAGTTACATGATTCGCTCCTTGTTCTTACCGCCTCATTTGAATATCAACGTGCCGATTGTAGGACACTAAATGACATAACAGTTTAAAATTGTCCCAAATACTGCACCTTCCAAACACAGGATTGAGCTGTTTTGAAACGTAATTATCACGATCCCTGACTTTGTGTTTACCAAGCGTGACAACCACATAGGGATCAGCCTAAGGAAAGAAAAGTCAACGACAAAATCACTTTGCACCCAAAGGAGAGAAATGCATGCGCCGTAATAATGTATAGGCATGTTTTACAACACTAACCTTCCCGTTTACATCAGAAGGGTGCAGATTGATAGCCtatggaaaaagaaattggcACACTATTAAGTATCGGATAAAAccaacaattttctttctcgATCAAGGTAAAACCAActatgaaaataagaaaagaatttCAACGTTTTGAGCCCCTTTTTCTTCATATAGGAGAGAATCTGTCAGGTTTCACACATTCACAACTAGGTCACGTGATTTACCTTAATGACGTAAACTCGTGCCAGCATATTGACGGGTTCATTGCTTGGCAACTTGAGGAATGTACCAACAATAGGATCCATTTCCACGTATTCAGGCAACGGGTACTTCCAAACTTTCAAAGATCCCTGAAGAACAACATCACAAAGTCTTAGCAATCCAAGCGTTTTACCTTTAACACCCTCTACTATCCGTACCACCTTTATGACAACAGTAACTGTTAAGGCCCACAGCCATAAGCTCGATCTTGCCCCGTCAATTTACAGTGTTATTCAAATTTAAGTACAGGCCTTGCCAGATAACGGACAATAAGATTGGGCCTATGAGTGACCACAACGTTTCTAATTGGATTACAACTAAGTAAGCTAAAAGACCGGTGGCTATTCTAAAAATAGTAAATAACATCAACTGATATCACAATCTATTGCGGAGGGACACTTCGGGTTACCGACTTTCTGATATTGGAGAGGGCTGAAACCTTGCGCTTTGCAATGACGGAttatcaaaaaacaaacaaaaaaatcaataaatcaTGCATACCTTGAATTTTCCAACAATCCTGTgatcatcgtcgtcatcttCGCTACTTTTCTTTCCACGGTACAGTGGGAAAGCGTTCAGCCAGTCGTTGAAACCGTTAAACTCAGGCAAGGTTTCCAACTCACAGTCGAAGATCTaaaatgaaaagcaagcaTGATAACACACTGTCGGCAGGTAGTTATATCTGCTCCAGGCCCTCGATCAATGTGCGAAGAGacgggagagtgaaacaaaaacgaaGGCGGAGGAATGGAACAATCCCAATCCTCTCCTCGCTGCCGATCCAATCTCCTGCCTTTTCGCTTCATCTTTGATCGGTAGAATTCCTTGATAAGGATATTTCAGACTCAATTCTCGTTTCAGGAAAGTTCTAAAGTAACGAGACGCAACACGGTGCGGGCGATTGTcctgaaaagagaaagaagtaCTTGGACTTTGTTCGAACCTTTCCGATTCAACAGCGATTCATTCATAATATTTCatgttgtttggttaaaaggAACAGAAAACCTACAAGACATTGAGAAGTATTTTTATCCATGAAACACAGAagtttgatatcaaatgagttgatgaGAGCCAAATTACAAgcgcaaaacaaaaaacgttaCACCATTGTCTCTGACCAAAGGTTTACACTCGAAATGTCAACTTCGTAATCTTTTTACGGCGCTAATTTTACCCGTATCAACTACtgtgattttaaattttcgtTCTTCCTTTCTTTACTTGCAGTGGATCTTACCGTAAGCCTtgggatttttttcttcagtttttcttcttcagtcTCTTCTGGTGTTTTATCTTTCTTCTTGGATTGTCTTGCCATCTGCTGTTCTCCTCTCCTTTCGCCCCTTTCTTTGTCCTTCAGTGTCTCGTAGTATCGTGACCACCAATCAAGAGCGTCCTCtgcatcttcttcttcttttgatTTGCCTTTTCCGCCTTTGCCTCCTTCCTCGCCTCCGCCTTCTCcagatcttttctttttctcctgcAGCGAGGTACCGTCAATAGAATGTAAACTAATCAGTTATTACGATATCCACTCCCCCTTCCCCTACCTACGCATTCACTTCAAGTGTACTAACTCAGGAAGGGACGATGTCATTAGTGTAAGCTCAAGGGAGAAGAAGAGTAGGCTAAGTGGTCAAAATTTGAGGGTTGCGGGAGTGAACGAATCGGGACGGGATTCAAAAGTGAGCTCGGGAAACGGGGTGAACTGATAAGGCAAATGCATTTGGGATACGAGATCCTAGGAAAATTGCAGTCTGGATACACGGATACGAGAAAGGTGGTTGTTGAAAGACTAGGTGCTCCTTGTTAATTGAGAATACAAAGCGGGATTGCTAATCAGTAATCAAATGTATGATAACGAGGCGACCAACAGAATGAACTATTTTTAAGAACATATAGGCATAGTCGAGCAATGTCAAAGGACGAGATGAAAGAACGGCGGTTTTTCGAAAGATGGAACAAGAGAAACAAATGTTTGCTCCAAGAAATAAGGTACAAAACCAAAGGTGCCATTTATCGATGTGAAGTGCAGGATGCGCTCACCTTTAATTGTTGGGCATAAAGCTGTAAGAGGGCGACGAGAAGGATGaaagaaatagaaataaattaagaggaataatgagaaaatgaaagatgattagcaaaattaatgatgacaGCAAATTGCTCTTCCAACATGCAATTATCAGCTTATTATGAAGGCAACTGATGAAGAAAATACAGTTAACTTTTAGTCAGAGGACATCAAGGCAGGATTAAAATTTATTAACCTATTTGATCACGTGAACTGACCAATAGAAACTAGACTACGCATTGTCTCCGGTTTCGGCGAGCAGATATAAAGGACTGGTAAAATACACGCACGCACGCACGCACGCACACGCGAGAAGACTCTGAAGTCAGGCAACGCGAGCGCGACAATTAAGAGTCGATTTCGCGTCTCCACTCGCCGAAAGCACTGAGAGACTACTGGCAATCTAAAAGAAACAGAAGGTTTGATTTGAAAAGATAAAAGTAATAAGGTAAAACGATTGGAAAGCGAACATTCCGAGcattcgtctttcgtcaaaGCTCAGACTAGCAAGAAGAATTCGTGGATGTGTCAAGGTAGCTCAGAAAGAGTAGggattgaataaaaataaagtcCCTCAACGAGTTTTGACAAACGTAAAAATGAATACATGGGCATGCATTGGTAGGTTTGGTGACAAATCgatacgtgacatgcaaattttgtgtaccaaaatgacattttcaagGCACAGATGCAGGACACCATATAATGTCACCAAAGACGCGTGCGCATACCAGGGGTTCGGCGTCTGCTTCAGGGGGATCCTCGTCAATTTCAATAGTGATATCAGCTCCAGGAACTGGTGATGTTGGGCGTGAGGTACCGGGACCAGCTCCTCCAGTCACCGCCTCTGTTATGATGAGAAAGATGACACGATTTAGGGCAAATACATCAAATACATGCGTGGTTTGAAAGATTGATTTCTCCAttcaattcgaagaaaacgttttGCGAAAGTCAGACAAACAAGATTGACCGGATTGTCTCACCAgctttttccagtttctccTTCTCTTTCTCTCCTGTCTGCAGATAGCGGTGAAGCGAGTTCAACACATGTGTACCAACCAGCGTGAAGCGACCAAATGTACGGCAATCCCGGACCCGAATGGTCAGCGGCGGGCAGTAACGCTCGTTTTCTGGAAGTTCCTGTATTCAAGAAAACGACCAAAGTTGTATTTAACTTGTCCTATGTTGACAATAATTTCCCTACTATCTTCAAAGAGTACGTCAAACTCTATGCTTGAAAGAGCAGTTCTCTTGAAAGCCTCCCAAGATACTCCTATCTTAGTCTTCTAGACTTCTGTCTTCCGTTTTCCACGCGTTTTCCTGCCAGGCTTGGCGTCACAACGAAGTGTATGTGCTTGGTTAATTTAAATGCAATGACATTCTGTGACTGGAAGCACATTCTCCTTCCCCTGATTTGGACACCGAGTCCCAACTTCCCAACTAGAGCACGAACGGAACGAAAGAGTTAGTAAAATACTTTTTCTTACCACATCAAAGAAGATGACCGGATTTTGGAAATTGGGATTCTTCTTGGCATTGGCAATAACGGTTGACTGTATCACGTGACCAGCCAGATCAATGTCCACCTGAGGTCTGTCCACAGTAGTCAGGTTGATTCTCTTCATCTCGCGCACTCCCCAAAACAGCACCTGGTGAAACACCACAATTTGCTAATTATTTCTCTTCAGAGCCACTCCTCTGGCGGCTTTACCGGTTGCGGTCGATTTCCGGTTTTAAGGTCTCATGGCGTTTAACGAGTCGTTCACCAATACTAACCTGATATTACGTATACAATGAAAACATCGACAACCATTTCCGGTAAAAGTAAATGAGATATTCCTTGATGGTACTCTAGGCCGAGGTTGTACCGGGCCTTTTTCAGACTATGAAACTCTAGTTTATTAACCAATAAAGGAAGATGTCAGCCTAACATTACAATGCTCAGGCGGTTTCAACGGACGAAGTAACTTTCCGCAAACACAAATAAGCTGACCTCGATTCTGTGTTTCCTCATAACTGGCCTGATTCCAACAGGAACAGGTGTGATTGGTCCATCCGGGGTATTGACTGGTTCAACTTCAGAGGGAAGGAAGCACGCACCCTCGGAGAGctttcaatgcaaaaaaaaaaggaagaattaCTTCAACATATTTGCCCTCTCAAGCAACAAGGTAATTTTTGGGGATTCAATGGTAAAAGATTTTGACAAAAGTAATAGAAGCTCAAGTAAGAAAAGGCGAGTAGATAAGGTGAACTACAAAGTATAGCTGGGTCGAATTCGAAATCACAAAGACAAACCATGTTGTCTCTTTGcgagggagggggggggggggggcgaaTGCTGAGCAATCCATTCCATTGACAACTAGGCCTGGACGCTGCCAAAAGAGCCATCTCATGCGATTATCCAACAGCTCTAAACAGCGCACTGAGAAGACAGTAATAAATCAAACTCACCTGAAGAAGCTCAAAGGCTGCCAGCAATTCTCCTGCTTTCTCCTCTCCTCTGAAGATCTGGAACCATTCCAGTGCGGGTGGAAAGAATGGCTTCTCATACGGTTCACAAGCCATCTTGACAATCGGTCTGGCTAGCGCTCGACCAATGAACTCAGAATCACCCTGAAATTAATCAACATCAAACAATAACACTGAGGCTATACACTAGTGACGGTCTCCCAGGGGATTTTGGGGAacaagagaacaaaagaaaactatcGTAGGGAAAAGGGGAACACGAACTTGTTTTAGGGAATGTGGGAACAACTAAATGTTGATGTTCACGGTGGGGGAAGGGGGTAAGCAGATACGCTAAAGGGgaacaaataaggaaaaactgtggGAACATGGGAACCATTTTGAAAGGGAACAAGAATTCCCCAATGGAGACCCTCAATAGTAATATGTGAGCTCATCGACAACGGGGTCTtcatttccttgaaatttgCCTTCATTCCTTTGTTCACTACCCTTAGGATCTTGAGAGTGAAATAGCGGCGCGACTTCAAATTTTCTATTCTGAATCCCGAACTCGCTTTGAGTTTGAGAAGCTTTCACTTCCGGTTACTCAGGACAAAAAATTCTAAATCAAAGTCGAATTTGTATTCCAATCAAACGTTCGCGTTGTTTCGCACTTGGTCAGAGGTCAATTCGCAGTCACGTGAAAATGGGTACGAGCCGTGAAGGTTAGTCTCACTCTAACTTTTTGGGAGCTCAGAAGTATTCTTTACTCACGTGTTCTGAATTCACAAGAAAACATCTTTTTGAGTGAAAGTCAGTCTCACTCTGAAAGCAAAAAACTTCGAAACAAAGCGATAGCCCTCAGTTTAAACCATAAACTTGTTCTTCTTGGTAttcctttatttgtttttgtttttttttcactggcCAGAAATCTCGAAAGCCGTTAAACAAATGCTACTCAGCTCACTGCTTACCCCAATATCTTTGTCAAAGACTTCAACCACAATCGTGGGAGGGTTAACAGCAATTTCATTGACATCTCCCCATAGAATCAATTCTTTAAACATCAGCATCTGGTCCCAGGTTGGACTTCTTGTCTCCCAAATGACGCGGGTATCAGAGACCAAATGGGTGAAGATGACACGACCAAACGCATCTATTAAGGTAACAAGGAGAAGGAGGCTAGGGGATCAATCGCCTTAATTATGTAGGGTACAATGCTGGATGGAAAATATGCCTCCTGATATACAATTTCGTTGCTTACGGGCGAATATGTTCAATTGGATAACGCTACGGACGACATTAGCtaagtcatttttttaatcatattTTCATTAAAGTCATCGTTTATTGACTAATTAACCAGTGCTAAGAAAAATACCATGTTTGTTACTAAGAAGTCTTGCATTGGTGACCAGGAAGAATAAAGGTGATGCGCTCTTGCTTATTTTTAGCTCGTTGGAGTCACCAGCAAAATGTTATATTTCTgtataaactaaaaaaattccTTCCCGTATTATTAACATTACCTGACAGCCCCGAAGCATCACTACCAATCAAACTCCTGGCTTGGTAAATGTGCGCCCGCAAAACAAACTTCTGTTTCTctgaaatgaaaagtaaaaatcaGTGATGCTGGGCAATGGGCATGATTCCTCGCAAATCTCTTTTCCAGTTGACTCTAACCTGTGTAGATGAGATGGTTTGGTGGAGGAGCCATCAGCTTGTGTGCGTTCTTTG contains:
- the LOC141894651 gene encoding otoferlin-like isoform X4, with amino-acid sequence MSLFLLLKTCSNLRGKSDRVARVTFRGVTYQTSVIENCSEADWDEDFEWPLESPLDPSEFIEIEVYNFNKIFNNRLVGVFRMVLQKLIQDGQLEVMESLIDMNNTVLKATVELELQYNPPEGNFPQWVDNIHDAPDAIPQVGYMPEARYPMMDPYAEERRGSFISAGSNFGSKAPKSQSMTSLPSSHPRQLRKESMPASIGGGGGAKFISPEGTLPFDAMLKGDAVGSRRGSQISMHSDRSMSMKCSHAHPRVRAEKKMSVREQDYQIQVRILEGRQFAGTQIDPVCTVNVGNQKKSTTIKEQTNCPFWDEFFVYDFKMPAMVLFDKIINFQVFTGRNLVSQGLLIGAFKLDVGTVYAQPDHRFCRRWAVLTDPEETLGASGAGIKGYLKVDITVLGKGDPAKEPPGIKDNDDDIEGNLLLPEGVPAERPKAKIIVKIYRAEGLPKMNSGLMANVKKAFTGEVRDLVDPYVEVCFAGHKARTTVKKNTYEPMWNEQIVFSELFPPLCRRLKIQLKDSDSVSDEVIGTHFIDLSRISNDGANVHKYPADIGFMPTFGPCWVNLYGSTRDYSLFDEHNDLNNGLGEGVAYRGRLLMAVQAEFGESASESGIRQVEVEPTAPISDTAAGKEDHFQLFACLYEASMIERKVGDKMIQFEMSIGNHGNTLDGQALSATGEAVDEVRRNGENPNVHPLTPPVRPVTNDRQYYHIPWEDSKPCTHIKFTWQDHRRRLYNSNVLLKICERLEDGLTDCLERVKMDLPNTYRWLSRVLAELINGCNQYLNLVKSMPSASHVGRTKLDKERLKLCQYEVESVCQSAQELKGSTKDDTHIKDNLKAANALLQRLLNIAIEPQETTPDVFIWMLCGGKRVAYTRIPSQHIAYSLVEEERGKDAGRMQTVFLRLPGKRGDGPKGWAIQAKLNVMIWLGLHKHKKDYLKDAPKGYQTPKNAHKLMAPPPNHLIYTEKQKFVLRAHIYQARSLIGSDASGLSDAFGRVIFTHLVSDTRVIWETRSPTWDQMLMFKELILWGDVNEIAVNPPTIVVEVFDKDIGGDSEFIGRALARPIVKMACEPYEKPFFPPALEWFQIFRGEEKAGELLAAFELLQLSEGACFLPSEVEPVNTPDGPITPVPVGIRPVMRKHRIEVLFWGVREMKRINLTTVDRPQVDIDLAGHVIQSTVIANAKKNPNFQNPVIFFDVELPENERYCPPLTIRVRDCRTFGRFTLVGTHVLNSLHRYLQTGEKEKEKLEKAEAVTGGAGPGTSRPTSPVPGADITIEIDEDPPEADAEPLLYAQQLKEKKKRSGEGGGEEGGKGGKGKSKEEEDAEDALDWWSRYYETLKDKERGERRGEQQMARQSKKKDKTPEETEEEKLKKKIPRLTIFDCELETLPEFNGFNDWLNAFPLYRGKKSSEDDDDDHRIVGKFKGSLKVWKYPLPEYVEMDPIVGTFLKLPSNEPVNMLARVYVIKAINLHPSDVNGKADPYVVVTLGKHKVRDRDNYVSKQLNPVFGRCFEFEAIIPMDSMLTVGVYDWDLVGSDDLIGETKVDLENRFYSRHRPTCGLQESYATFGFNKWRDPMRPTQILAKICKEEGLDGPHYSTGRVRIDNKVFGATSQVLEESGHFKQSDEPVALKALRNFGSLKRGFPLVPEHVETRSLFNPEKPGVEQGKIEMWVDMFPMDMPSPGAPVDITPRKPTNYELRVVIWNTEDVPLEESNILTGEKCSDIFVKGWLEGLKEDRQQTDVHYRSLTGEGNFNWRFVFPFQYQKAEERIVITRKASFFSWDESEEKVPARLHLQVWDADAFSADDFIGDLTLDLTRMPRGAKSAKTCTLDMFKQDGSIPQVSFFKIKHMKGFWPFTVNTEEEEMELAGKVEAELELLTQEEAEKKPAGRAREDPQALEKPNRPDSTFTWFMNPFKSLKYMLWNNYKMCLIKFLVIGLLVALMGLFFYSMPGYTVKKIFGA
- the LOC141894651 gene encoding otoferlin-like isoform X3 encodes the protein MSLFLLLKTCSNLRGKSDRVARVTFRGVTYQTSVIENCSEADWDEDFEWPLESPLDPSEFIEIEVYNFNKIFNNRLVGVFRMVLQKLIQDGQLEVMESLIDMNNTVLKATVELELQYNPPEGNFPQWVDNIHDAPDAIPQVGYMPEARYPMMDPYAEERRGSFISAGSNFGSKAPKSQSMTSLPSSHPRQLRKESMPASIGGGGGAKFISPEGTLPFDAMLKGDAVGSRRGSQISMHSDRSMSMKCSHAHPRVRAEKKMSVREQDYQIQVRILEGRQFAGTQIDPVCTVNVGNQKKSTTIKEQTNCPFWDEFFVYDFKMPAMVLFDKIINFQVFTGRNLVSQGLLIGAFKLDVGTVYAQPDHRFCRRWAVLTDPEETLGASGAGIKGYLKVDITVLGKGDPAKEPPGIKDNDDDIEGNLLLPEGVPAERPKAKIIVKIYRAEGLPKMNSGLMANVKKAFTGEVRDLVDPYVEVCFAGHKARTTVKKNTYEPMWNEQIVFSELFPPLCRRLKIQLKDSDSVSDEVIGTHFIDLSRISNDGANGWLSEVYIPGSGIKVPGSIQAPGFMPTFGPCWVNLYGSTRDYSLFDEHNDLNNGLGEGVAYRGRLLMAVQAEFGESASESGIRQVEVEPTAPISDTAAGKEDHFQLFACLYEASMIERKVGDKMIQFEMSIGNHGNTLDGQALSATGEAVDEVRRNGENPNVHPLTPPVRPVTNDRQYYHIPWEDSKPCTHIKFTWQDHRRRLYNSNVLLKICERLEDGLTDCLERVKMDLPNTYRWLSRVLAELINGCNQYLNLVKSMPSASHVGRTKLDKERLKLCQYEVESVCQSAQELKGSTKDDTHIKDNLKAANALLQRLLNIAIEPQETTPDVFIWMLCGGKRVAYTRIPSQHIAYSLVEEERGKDAGRMQTVFLRLPGKRGDGPKGWAIQAKLNVMIWLGLHKHKKDYLKDAPKGYQTPKNAHKLMAPPPNHLIYTEKQKFVLRAHIYQARSLIGSDASGLSDAFGRVIFTHLVSDTRVIWETRSPTWDQMLMFKELILWGDVNEIAVNPPTIVVEVFDKDIGGDSEFIGRALARPIVKMACEPYEKPFFPPALEWFQIFRGEEKAGELLAAFELLQLSEGACFLPSEVEPVNTPDGPITPVPVGIRPVMRKHRIEVLFWGVREMKRINLTTVDRPQVDIDLAGHVIQSTVIANAKKNPNFQNPVIFFDVELPENERYCPPLTIRVRDCRTFGRFTLVGTHVLNSLHRYLQTGEKEKEKLEKAEAVTGGAGPGTSRPTSPVPGADITIEIDEDPPEADAEPLLYAQQLKEKKKRSGEGGGEEGGKGGKGKSKEEEDAEDALDWWSRYYETLKDKERGERRGEQQMARQSKKKDKTPEETEEEKLKKKIPRLTIFDCELETLPEFNGFNDWLNAFPLYRGKKSSEDDDDDHRIVGKFKGSLKVWKYPLPEYVEMDPIVGTFLKLPSNEPVNMLARVYVIKAINLHPSDVNGKADPYVVVTLGKHKVRDRDNYVSKQLNPVFGRCFEFEAIIPMDSMLTVGVYDWDLVGSDDLIGETKVDLENRFYSRHRPTCGLQESYATFGFNKWRDPMRPTQILAKICKEEGLDGPHYSTGRVRIDNKVFGATSQVLEESGHFKQSDEPVALKALRNFGSLKRGFPLVPEHVETRSLFNPEKPGVEQGKIEMWVDMFPMDMPSPGAPVDITPRKPTNYELRVVIWNTEDVPLEESNILTGEKCSDIFVKGWLEGLKEDRQQTDVHYRSLTGEGNFNWRFVFPFQYQKAEERIVITRKASFFSWDESEEKVPARLHLQVWDADAFSADDFIGDLTLDLTRMPRGAKSAKTCTLDMFKQDGSIPQVSFFKIKHMKGFWPFTVNTEEEEMELAGKVEAELELLTQEEAEKKPAGRAREDPQALEKPNRPDSTFTWFMNPFKSLKYMLWNNYKMCLIKFLVIGLLVALMGLFFYSMPGYTVKKIFGA